A genomic segment from Gossypium hirsutum isolate 1008001.06 chromosome D04, Gossypium_hirsutum_v2.1, whole genome shotgun sequence encodes:
- the LOC107931555 gene encoding protein BIG GRAIN 1-like A encodes MNTWDKLPREDGYRNRRENPSFSSTLLDAIYRSIDESNNGSTKGEGELILYGKKHGSNPSLKEDKMQSACMVQKWMEKKVCCDRRRKSMADSERIYRNEFDDPMFTSSSSDSSCVGRFSSSESDSFYREKSRSWSSLSSSHYTTHSHSHSHSHRPKPIRTSVEDSFHGHAAASATQKKPKHEGGFVRTKSKALKIYSDLKKVKHPISPGGRFAAFLNSLFTAGNAKKKNITSSAGGYEERKSKSEQPTSSTCSSASSFSRSCLSKTPSSRGNGTKRSVRFCLDHEDYSRPRENKNDHHQSQASIRKPIDKELELRIMEENRRVVEAAKDLLKNYQKKKEEYGNIEEYSDDDEEEEEEEDAASYASSELFELDNLSAIGIERYRQELPVYETTHLDTNRAIANGLIV; translated from the coding sequence ATGAATACGTGGGATAAGCTACCAAGAGAAGATGGGTACCGAAACAGGAGAGAAAATCCATCCTTCTCTTCAACTCTTCTTGATGCCATCTACCGTTCCATTGATGAATCCAATAATGGCAGTACTAAGGGAGAGGGAGAGCTGATTTTGTACGGGAAGAAGCACGGCAGTAACCCTTCACTGAAAGAAGATAAAATGCAAAGTGCTTGCATGGTCCAGAAATGGATGGAAAAGAAAGTTTGTTGTGATAGACGACGAAAATCCATGGCGGATTCTGAAAGGATCTATCGAAATGAGTTTGATGATCCCATGTTCACTTCCAGCTCTTCTGATTCTAGCTGCGTTGGTAGGTTTTCTTCCTCAGAATCAGATTCCTTTTATCGTGAAAAATCAAGGTCATGGTCATCATTATCGTCAAGTCATTACACTACTCATAGTCATAGCCATAGCCATAGCCATAGGCCTAAGCCTATTCGGACGAGCGTTGAAGACAGTTTCCATGGCCATGCAGCTGCTAGTGCTACACAAAAAAAACCAAAGCATGAAGGGGGTTTTGTGAGAACAAAATCCAAGGCCTTGAAGATTTACAGCGATCTCAAAAAGGTTAAGCATCCAATATCTCCAGGTGGTCGGTTTGCAGCCTTTCTTAACTCACTTTTCACTGCGGGGAATGCAAAGAAGAAAAATATTACATCGTCGGCAGGAGGATACGAGGAAAGGAAGTCAAAATCTGAGCAACCAACATCGTCAACATGTTCTTCAGCTTCCTCGTTTTCAAGATCCTGTTTGAGTAAGACTCCATCTTCAAGAGGCAACGGGACAAAAAGGTCAGTCAGGTTTTGTCTTGATCATGAGGATTATTCCAGGCCCCGTGAGAATAAAAATGATCACCATCAAAGTCAAGCATCCATAAGAAAACCAATCGACAAAGAGCTAGAGTTGCGCATCATGGAAGAAAATCGTCGAGTTGTGGAAGCTGCTAAGGATCTTTTAAAGAATTACCAGAAGAAAAAGGAAGAGTACGGCAATATTGAAGAGTATAGTGATGAtgatgaggaggaggaggaggaggaagacgCAGCTAGTTACGCAAGCTCCGAACTTTTCGAATTGGATAATCTTTCAGCTATAGGTATTGAAAGGTATCGGCAAGAGTTGCCTGTGTATGAGACTACCCACCTCGATACTAATCGAGCCATTGCAAATGGTTTGATTGTGTGA
- the LOC107931569 gene encoding putative pentatricopeptide repeat-containing protein At5g37570: MSQRSFTATRKRFSAVFHYLEFSNSIYQLKQTHAFFLKTVHKPQCSHFLTLFLDKQLHVSGDNLCYARHVFDQIPNCRNQFLWTSLIRSHVFNGYFIQAIILYSRMLCKGISPSGFTFSSVLNACARVPAVFEGKQVHARVEKSGLLGNKVVQTALLDMYAKCGFVLDAERVFNGMEEKDAVAWTAMICGYTKVGLMDKARFLFDDMEGRNMVSWTTMVAGYANYGDMEAAKDLYDRMMEKNSVAWLAMIAGYGKCGDVSKARRTFDGIVKPDASCWAAMLACYAQNGYAKEAIEIYRAMRGQNVRITEVGMVGVISACTQIGDISMAEALAKELEEGCCGRTLFVSNALINMHARCGCMEQAWMELCRMKQRDVVSYSTMITALADHGECQVALALFSKMHKEGIKPNQVTFIGVLNACSHGGLVEEGCKLFELMTLVFGIVPLSQHLTCMVDLLGRAGHLEKAYNLIIEYGDAWDAGIWGALLGACKVYGNAALGEIASSHLFEIEPENAGNYVLLANIYASLNKWEDAEKLKKMISEKGKRKSPGCSWVPS; this comes from the exons ATGTCCCAACGCTCATTCACAGCAACAAGAAAACGATTTTCAGCCGTTTTCCATTACCTCGAATTTAGCAACTCAATTTACCAACTAAAGCAAACCCATGCTTTCTTTCTGAAAACTGTGCATAAGCCCCAGTGCTCCCATTTCTTAACTCTTTTCCTCGATAAGCAACTACATGTATCTGGTGACAATCTCTGCTACGCCCGCCACGTGTTCGATCAAATACCCAACTGTAGAAACCAATTCCTTTGGACTTCCCTCATACGCTCCCATGTTTTCAACGGTTATTTTATCCAAGCTATCATATTGTACTCTAGAATGCTGTGTAAAGGCATTTCCCCATCTGGGTTCACCTTCTCCTCTGTTCTTAATGCCTGTGCTCGCGTCCCGGCAGTGTTCGAAGGCAAGCAAGTTCATGCGAGAGTCGAAAAATCAGGACTCTTGGGGAACAAGGTTGTGCAAACAGCATTACTTGATATGTACGCAAAGTGTGGATTCGTGTTGGACGCCGAAAGAGTGTTCAATGGTATGGAAGAGAAAGATGCGGTTGCTTGGACAGCTATGATTTGTGGTTACACTAAGGTGGGATTAATGGATAAAGCGCGGTTCTTATTTGATGACATGGAGGGACGCAATATGGTTTCTTGGACAACTATGGTTGCTGGATATGCGAATTATGGTGACATGGAAGCAGCTAAGGACTTGTATGACAGGATGATGGAGAAGAATTCGGTTGCTTGGCTTGCTATGATCGCAGGCTATGGGAAGTGCGGTGATGTTAGTAAGGCTAGAAGAACATTTGATGGAATAGTAAAGCCAGACGCTTCATGTTGGGCAGCAATGTTGGCTTGCTATGCACAGAATGGATATGCAAAGGAAGCTATAGAGATTTATAGGGCAATGAGAGGTCAAAATGTCAGAATTACGGAGGTTGGAATGGTGGGTGTTATTTCTGCTTGCACTCAAATTGGAGATATTAGTATGGCAGAGGCATTGGCTAAGGAATTGGAAGAAGGATGCTGTG GTCGGACGCTCTTTGTGTCAAATGCGTTAataaacatgcatgcaagatGTGGATGCATGGAGCAGGCCTGGATGGAACTCTGTAGAATGAAGCAGAGGGATGTGGTATCTTACAGCACAATGATCACAGCCCTTGCTGACCATGGAGAGTGCCAGGTAGCTTTGGCTTTATTCTCAAAGATGCACAAGGAAGGAATCAAACCAAACCAAGTTACATTCATAGGCGTCCTTAATGCCTGTAGTCACGGTGGATTGGTTGAGGAAGGATGCAAACTCTTTGAGCTAATGACACTTGTTTTTGGCATAGTGCCCTTAAGTCAACACCTTACTTGCATGGTTGACCTCCTTGGAAGGGCTGGCCACCTTGAGAAGGCATATAATCTTATCATTGAATATGGAGATGCCTGGGATGCTGGAATTTGGGGTGCTTTGCTTGGAGCTTGTAAGGTTTACGGTAATGCTGCACTGGGTGAGATTGCCTCTAGTCATCTCTTTGAAATTGAGCCTGAAAATGCTGGAAATTATGTGCTTTTGGCCAATATTTATGCTTCATTAAATAAATGGGAGGACGCAGAGAAACTGAAGAAGATGATTTCTGAAAAGGGAAAGAGGAAATCTCCTGGTTGTAGCTGGGTGCCAAGTTGA
- the LOC107931588 gene encoding uncharacterized protein isoform X5 yields the protein MDSIITSALEEICFQGQQGISLSSLCTKLDIPPPLKASLWKNLLSIPVLRFKPRNAEFLSPTDASIQCAEGAEKLDIIILAHETLRNNFVGLYDENVQISSQQRRTLERLAIARTNGVTQSQLAKEFGIEGKNFFYILKNLECRGLIVKQPALVRKKEHCSEGDSKNSSSVTTNLIYLHRYAKRLGSQQKFEINKEEQTVETLAYGEENASDDYGFASENGKENVSVTDYLPAMKVVCDKLEEANGKVLVVSDIKRDLGYTRSKGHKAWRNIYRRLKDAGLVEDLHAVVNEKVEFCLRLVKSFPEKNFEPKILGCDDNLDKGQQLKFGKSILNVDQIVELPIDNQIYDMVDAEGSEGLPVMTVCERLGIDKKRSYSRFFNMFSRFGMHLQAESHKKTTAYRVWTSGNSCKSSNAFLIKAKNADDEKQTSNLDVGHSGVPDELNQNLLEYNPSASASDSFTPVKVNDLENDTEISCGSPGETNHIVLYSDNTQGLPTEQSNTACEAELDLVSTESQICAAPPQPIGLDLLRPPDSGSYQTYSSQVLTADGARREQRMLGRLQDEKFILRPELYRWLVELEKDKSTKLDRKTVDRMLKKLQQQGHCKCMHINVPVVTNCGRSRITQVVLHPSVEALHPELLSEIHDRLRSFEMQVRGHATSKLKSNDSIPVLDGVQRTLNHVDLEAKAAKLEAMRANGFVLAKMVRLKLLHRFLWGFLSSFHGWNDVLSLERYLHGQKNLHGSCILFSLEAAIKAIPLELFVQVVGTTLKFDDMIEKCKKGFCLSDLPIDEYRLLMDTQATGRLSLLIDILRRLKLIRLVPDECSDNRLKAPHAILTHAMELKPYIEEPLSLVATSTSSSLDLRPRIRHDFIFSNGEAVDDYWKTLEYCYAAADSRAALHAFPGSAVHEVCTRQKCRV from the exons ATGGATTCCATCATCACCTCAGCTCTGGAAGAAATATGCTTCCAGGGCCAGCAAGGCATTTCTCTTTCCTCTCTCTGCACCAAACTCGACATCCCTCCTCCTCTCAAAGCCTCCCTTTGGAAAAATCTCCTCTCCATCCCCGTTCTTCGGTTCAAGCCGCGAAACGCCGAGTTTCTTAGCCCTACCGATGCCTCCATTCAATGCGCTGAAGGTGCCGAGAAACTCGATATCATAATCTTAGCCCATGAAACGCTTAGAAATAACTTCGTTGGcctttatgatgaaaatgttcaAATCTCATCTCAACAACGTCGCACTCTGGAAAGACTCGCTATTGCTAG AACAAATGGAGTGACACAAAGTCAGCTTGCAAAGGAATTTGGTATTGAAGGGAAGAacttcttttatatattaaagAACCTTGAATGCAGAGGGTTGATTGTGAAACAACCGGCACTTGTTAGGAAGAAAGAACATTGCAGTgaaggggactccaaaaacagttcatCTGTGACCACCAATTTGATATACTTGCATAGATACGCGAAGCGTTTGGGCTCTCAACAGAAGTTTGAGATTAATAAAGAAGAACAAACTGTTGAAACCCTTGCATATGGTGAAGAAAATGCTTCTGATGACTATGGATTTGCTTCAGAAAATGGGAAAGAAAATGTTTCCGTGACTGATTATCTACCTGCAATGAAAGTTGTTTGTGATAAACTGGAAGAAGCCAATGGAAAG GTTCTTGTTGTCTCAGATATTAAACGAGACTTAGGTTATACAAGATCCAAAGGCCACAAAGCCTGGAGAAAC ATCTACCGCAGGTTAAAAGATGCTGGTCTCGTCGAGGATTTGCATGCTGTTGTCAATGAGAAG GTTGAATTTTGCCTAAGGTTGGTGAAGAGCTTTCCTGAAAAGAATTTTGAGCCAAAAATTCTCGGGTGTGATGATAATCTTGACAAAGGACAACAGCTGAAGTTTGGAAAGTCAATTCTGAATGTAGACCAGATTGTAGAGCTTCCCATTGATAATCAAATTTATGATATGGTCGATGCTGAAGGATCTGAGGGTTTACCGGTTATGACG GTATGTGAGAGGCTTGGAATTGACAAGAAAAGAAGCTATTCTCGATTCTTTAACATGTTCTCTAGGTTTGGGATGCACCTGCAAGCTGAAAGCCACAAAAAGACTACAGCTTATCGAGTTTGGACATCTGGGAATTCTTGTAAATCATCAAATGCATTTTTGATTAAAGCAAAAAATGCTGATGATGAAAAACAGACCTCTAATCTTGATGTTGGCCATTCAGGAGTTCCTGATGAACTGAACCAAAATCTTCTAGAGTATAATCCTTCAGCTTCTGCAAGTGATTCTTTTACTCCCGTGAAAGTGAATGATTTGGAAAATGATACTGAAATTTCCTGTGGCTCCCCTGGAGAAACTAACCATATTGTTCTGTATTCTGACAACACACAAGGGCTTCCAACTGAGCAAAGTAATACTGCCTGTGAAGCAGAACTTGATTTAGTTAGTACTGAAAGTCAAATATGTGCTGCTCCACCACAGCCTATAGGACTTGATTTGTTGAGGCCTCCTGATTCTGGCTCATATCAGACATATTCAAGTCAAGTTCTGACTGCTGATGGTGCTCGAAGGGAGCAAAGGATGCTTGGACGTTTACAG GATGAGAAGTTTATTTTAAGACCTGAATTGTATCGATGGCTTGTGGAACTTGAGAAGGACAAGAGCACAAAATTGGACAGGAAGACGGTTGATCGAATGTTAAAGAAGCTTCAGCAACAAGGGCACTGCAAATGCATGCACATTAATGTGCCTGTTGTAACTAATTGTGGACGAAGCCGTATTACTCAGGTGGTTCTGCACCCGTCTGTTGAAGCATTACATCCGGAGCTGCTGAGTGAAATTCATGACAGGTTGAGATCATTTGAAATGCAAGTCCGTGGCCATGCAACATCGAAGTTGAAAAGCAATGATTCAATTCCTGTATTAGATGGTGTCCAGAGAACTCTGAACCATGTTGATTTAGAAGCCAAGGCTGCTAAATTAGAAGCCATGCGTGCCAATGGTTTTGTGCTGGCAAAAATGGTACGCTTGAAACTGCTTCATAGGTTTTTGTGGGGTTTCTTGAGCAGTTTTCATGGTTGGAATGATGTTTTATCACTTGAGAGATACCTGCATGGTCAGAAAAATCTTCATGGTTCATGCATTTTATTTTCACTGGAAGCAGCCATCAAGGCCATTCCACTTGAACTTTTTGTACAAGTTGTGGGAACTACTCTAAAGTTTGATGATATGATTGAGAAGTGTAAGAAAGGCTTTTGTCTTTCTGATCTTCCCATTGATGAGTATAGGCTTCTAATGGATACTCAGGCAACTGGAAGACTTTCACTGCTCATTGACATCCTAAGGCGTTTGAAG TTGATTCGGCTGGTACCTGATGAATGTTCAGATAACAGATTAAAGGCACCACATGCCATTTTGACCCATGCTATGGAGCTTAAACCTTACATAGAGGAACCACTATCACTGGTTGCCACATCTACTTCTAGTTCTCTTGACCTTCGTCCTAGAATCAGGCATGATTTCATCTTTTCTAACGGAGAAGCTGTTGATGACTATTGGAAAACTTTGGAATATTGTTATGCAGCTGCTGATTCAAGAGCTGCTTTGCATGCATTCCCTGGGTCTGCTGTTCACGAGGTATGCACCAGACAGAAATGTAGAGTCTAA